A single genomic interval of Koleobacter methoxysyntrophicus harbors:
- the argF gene encoding ornithine carbamoyltransferase, which produces MKGKDIITLHDLTTDEIFKILKTTDILKKQQMKGEVYKPLKGKTLGMIFHKSSTRTRVSFEVAMWQLGGYALFLNKNDLQLNRGETIADTARVLSRYLDAIMIRTYSHDDVVELAEYADIPVINGLTDLTHPCQVLADLYTIYEYKKKLAGLKLAYVGDGNNMANSLLFGCTKVGMDISIASPEMYQPEEFIVKLAKEDAKLTGSSVVITDSVKEAVEDADIIYTDVWASMGQEDEYEVRLKAFKDYQVNQEVVNMAKDDVIVMHCLPAHRGEEITHEVIEGPHSVVFDEAENRLHTQKAILALVM; this is translated from the coding sequence ATGAAAGGTAAAGATATCATTACCCTCCATGACTTGACAACCGATGAAATATTTAAGATTTTGAAGACTACAGATATTCTAAAAAAACAGCAGATGAAGGGTGAGGTTTATAAGCCCCTCAAAGGCAAGACCCTGGGGATGATATTTCACAAATCTTCAACCAGGACTCGGGTTTCCTTTGAAGTGGCCATGTGGCAGCTTGGGGGTTATGCCTTATTCCTGAACAAGAACGACCTGCAGCTGAACAGGGGAGAGACTATTGCAGATACGGCAAGGGTCCTATCCCGCTACCTTGATGCCATAATGATAAGAACATATTCCCATGATGATGTGGTAGAACTGGCGGAATATGCCGACATTCCGGTTATAAACGGCCTGACAGATCTAACACACCCATGCCAGGTGCTGGCAGACCTCTATACTATATATGAATACAAAAAGAAACTGGCAGGTTTGAAGCTTGCCTATGTTGGAGACGGCAATAATATGGCAAATTCCCTCCTTTTCGGGTGCACAAAGGTGGGAATGGATATATCCATAGCCTCTCCGGAAATGTACCAGCCTGAAGAATTTATTGTAAAACTCGCTAAAGAGGATGCCAAACTTACGGGCAGCAGTGTTGTAATAACGGATAGTGTTAAGGAAGCCGTTGAGGATGCCGATATTATCTATACCGATGTATGGGCCAGTATGGGCCAGGAAGATGAATATGAGGTCAGGCTGAAAGCCTTTAAAGATTATCAGGTGAATCAGGAAGTGGTTAATATGGCGAAAGATGATGTCATCGTTATGCACTGCCTGCCTGCTCACAGGGGAGAAGAGATAACCCACGAGGTTATAGAAGGGCCCCATTCGGTGGTATTTGATGAAGCGGAAAACAGACTTCACACACAAAAGGCTATTCTTGCTCTGGTGATGTAA
- a CDS encoding CRISPR-associated endoribonuclease Cas6: MQLAYDAGLDERNSRGFGMFRFVTNNI; this comes from the coding sequence ATCCAACTGGCCTATGATGCCGGACTAGATGAAAGAAACAGCCGGGGGTTCGGGATGTTCAGGTTTGTGACTAATAATATTTGA
- a CDS encoding TIGR02556 family CRISPR-associated protein: protein MIEAIKTVGENMLMTAGSGSFLSSLVDTAERAKNIVILDFDIAKESEPKVETWGIDSEKLDRVKWVGNVKGNKPQDRLTTDNLQYLIQSIPNLEEQLPNSSTLKKKLQQIVKKYYCEIPDLRGSEKRYANLWNLEKMMMNDPDLIQKKKRDEIEKINELINHYGFCTPSFYKAYVKYVKKGEKEKQKENVKNLIALVAEIVRGWLDKHWGVPKKDNVLFTIKIDGQLLAEDAEYHEYLEKQMVDDAFEDVKGQCYICSRSGEDITKNFTRFRLLKFYINDKMGFASNLEDKGFFKNYAVCSECYKYLLVGERFVENQLKTKLGETDVYLIPQFYQDVEPKQLMVKEWAEQLKRNVEKLNKLEALEKFQEKISDDQYNQFGDDSYLLNFLFARRPPGSAEVKVQRFVQDVPPHRITELTEALKRIRNLFEEGKLDHFALDYSRMYYLLPIRKVKNEPQIGIYLDMLESLLKGNPVKLSYLTKLLMETARVHAFNKYEAYVQTKSTKDKRLAGDLEKFLIRAQFLVYYLKQLGLLKELQGGGSELIWENLISLEIKDYWEKVGLVDHQRALFLLGYLIGEIGKKQFDEGKSKPIMNKINFQGMTESKIKVLASEVLEKLYQYKIWKYKEGLYAAMKELLDKSLGKFTSLEDNVFWILSGYAFSTAQALKGKNEETPEEREE, encoded by the coding sequence TTGATAGAAGCTATAAAGACCGTAGGAGAAAATATGTTAATGACAGCTGGCAGCGGCTCTTTTTTAAGTAGCTTAGTAGATACGGCAGAGAGGGCAAAGAACATTGTAATTTTAGATTTTGACATCGCAAAAGAATCAGAACCTAAAGTAGAAACATGGGGTATCGATTCTGAAAAGTTAGACAGGGTAAAATGGGTGGGTAATGTCAAGGGTAATAAACCGCAGGACAGACTCACTACCGATAACCTCCAGTATCTCATCCAGTCCATTCCTAATCTAGAAGAACAACTGCCCAATAGCAGCACGTTAAAGAAAAAACTTCAGCAAATCGTCAAAAAGTATTACTGTGAAATCCCGGACCTAAGAGGGAGTGAAAAAAGATATGCCAATTTATGGAATTTAGAAAAGATGATGATGAACGATCCGGATCTCATTCAAAAGAAAAAACGAGATGAAATAGAGAAAATAAATGAATTGATCAACCACTATGGTTTTTGTACTCCTTCCTTTTACAAAGCATATGTAAAATATGTAAAAAAAGGTGAGAAGGAAAAACAAAAAGAAAATGTTAAAAACCTCATAGCTTTAGTAGCAGAAATTGTAAGGGGCTGGCTGGATAAACACTGGGGAGTTCCAAAAAAAGATAACGTACTTTTTACCATAAAAATTGATGGGCAGCTTCTAGCTGAAGATGCGGAGTACCATGAATACCTAGAGAAACAAATGGTTGACGATGCTTTTGAAGATGTGAAAGGTCAATGCTACATATGCTCTAGGTCAGGAGAAGATATAACAAAAAACTTCACACGTTTCAGGCTCTTGAAATTCTACATTAACGACAAAATGGGTTTTGCCAGTAATTTAGAAGATAAGGGGTTTTTTAAAAATTACGCGGTGTGCAGTGAATGCTATAAATATCTGCTTGTAGGCGAGCGGTTCGTAGAAAATCAGTTGAAAACGAAATTAGGGGAAACAGATGTATATTTGATTCCTCAATTTTATCAAGATGTTGAGCCAAAGCAGCTCATGGTAAAGGAATGGGCTGAACAATTGAAAAGAAATGTGGAAAAGCTGAATAAGTTAGAAGCCTTGGAAAAATTTCAGGAAAAAATTTCGGACGACCAGTACAACCAATTTGGCGATGACTCTTACCTGCTGAATTTCCTCTTTGCTAGGCGTCCGCCTGGATCAGCAGAAGTGAAGGTACAGAGGTTTGTTCAGGATGTGCCACCTCACAGGATAACGGAATTGACTGAAGCCTTGAAAAGAATCAGGAATCTTTTTGAAGAAGGAAAGTTAGACCATTTTGCGTTGGATTACAGCAGGATGTACTATTTGCTTCCAATAAGAAAAGTAAAGAATGAGCCACAGATAGGCATTTACCTTGATATGCTAGAGTCCCTCTTAAAGGGGAATCCAGTAAAGCTTTCGTACTTAACCAAGCTTTTGATGGAGACGGCACGGGTACATGCTTTTAATAAATACGAGGCTTATGTCCAAACAAAGTCAACTAAAGACAAGAGATTAGCTGGTGATCTGGAGAAATTTTTAATAAGGGCTCAGTTTTTAGTCTATTATCTAAAACAGCTGGGTCTGCTCAAAGAATTGCAAGGAGGTGGGTCTGAGTTGATATGGGAAAATTTAATCTCGCTTGAGATAAAGGACTACTGGGAAAAGGTGGGACTGGTTGACCATCAGAGAGCTTTATTTTTGCTGGGTTATCTCATAGGTGAAATAGGCAAAAAACAGTTTGATGAAGGGAAAAGCAAGCCCATAATGAACAAGATAAATTTTCAAGGCATGACGGAATCTAAAATAAAGGTGCTGGCCTCGGAAGTTTTAGAAAAACTTTATCAATACAAAATATGGAAGTATAAAGAGGGCTTATACGCTGCGATGAAAGAGCTGCTGGATAAGTCGCTAGGGAAATTCACCTCGCTGGAAGATAATGTCTTTTGGATCCTATCCGGTTATGCTTTTTCAACAGCTCAGGCCTTGAAAGGTAAAAATGAAGAAACACCGGAAGAAAGGGAGGAGTAG
- the cas7b gene encoding type I-B CRISPR-associated protein Cas7/Csh2, giving the protein MEFIKVNSEILFLYDARMCNPNGDPDDENKPRIDYETGRNLVSDVRLKRYIRDFWLNQSEKWWRDIGYSVPQDVWVRKIGEEVEERVTTAKERIENLAKDLGYKSAKEASKNREFRDKLLEKLVDVRCFGATMPIGGEEGGAGSSATFTGAVQFSWGYSLNKVELLPSSTISSHFAGRDAGEKGQYGTFGKDWRVKYSLLAFYGIESAWRARKTGFSELDQKVLDYSLLNSLLLLSTTRSKIGQSPQCLMRIEYKDDTTILGDLRNWISVKNAEGIENIMQAEVVFDPLFELINKNEARINKIYIWVNPEFKVEEAFRSKLGGDLVSEFAAY; this is encoded by the coding sequence ATGGAGTTTATAAAGGTTAATAGCGAAATTTTATTTTTATACGATGCCAGGATGTGTAACCCCAATGGGGATCCCGATGACGAGAATAAACCTCGGATAGACTATGAAACGGGAAGGAATCTTGTAAGCGATGTCCGCTTGAAAAGGTACATCCGGGATTTCTGGCTAAACCAGAGCGAAAAGTGGTGGCGCGATATCGGCTATTCAGTACCTCAGGACGTATGGGTTAGGAAAATAGGTGAAGAAGTTGAAGAACGGGTTACTACTGCCAAGGAACGCATAGAAAATCTGGCAAAGGATTTGGGATACAAGTCGGCCAAGGAAGCTTCTAAAAACAGGGAATTTCGGGATAAACTGCTGGAAAAACTTGTCGATGTGCGCTGCTTTGGGGCTACTATGCCCATAGGAGGAGAGGAAGGAGGAGCGGGAAGCTCGGCTACCTTTACCGGTGCCGTGCAATTTTCATGGGGATACTCCTTAAATAAGGTTGAACTTTTGCCTTCGTCCACAATAAGTTCTCATTTTGCCGGCAGGGACGCGGGAGAAAAAGGGCAATATGGCACTTTTGGCAAGGACTGGCGAGTGAAGTATTCTCTCCTTGCTTTCTATGGCATTGAAAGTGCATGGAGGGCTAGAAAGACGGGATTTTCCGAACTCGATCAAAAAGTGCTTGACTACTCGCTTTTGAACTCCCTTTTGCTGCTTTCTACAACCAGGAGCAAAATAGGTCAAAGCCCCCAATGTCTGATGAGAATAGAATACAAAGACGACACGACTATCTTGGGGGACTTAAGGAACTGGATAAGCGTAAAAAATGCTGAGGGAATCGAAAATATCATGCAGGCAGAAGTGGTTTTCGATCCGCTCTTTGAATTGATAAATAAAAATGAAGCTAGAATAAACAAAATTTATATATGGGTAAATCCTGAATTTAAAGTAGAGGAGGCTTTCCGCAGCAAGCTAGGCGGGGATTTAGTCTCGGAGTTTGCCGCATACTAA
- the cas5 gene encoding CRISPR-associated protein Cas5 yields the protein MKNLLSLDIAGKMAHFRKFYTNSSSLSYPFPPRTTIIGMLAAILGIERDGYYDLFSRESAKIGVRIMGSSRSIIQTVNYINTKELRHLDGSGGGTQIPLEIILPLDFSNLLVYRIFLTHEDPGVVKEIFSLARERRTKFPLYFGLTEFTAWIQGVCLYEHEDFEFLKSDGEEVGVFTVLPAKNIQEFSELISGIKVHKDRIPLDFTTKRTLSGACSVIWEATGKPLKLKIKGEFFRTPEESGVFLE from the coding sequence ATGAAGAATTTGCTTTCTTTGGACATAGCGGGTAAAATGGCGCATTTTAGAAAATTCTACACAAACTCTTCTTCTTTGTCATATCCTTTCCCACCTAGGACTACAATCATAGGTATGCTGGCTGCCATATTGGGGATTGAAAGGGACGGGTATTACGACCTTTTTTCTAGGGAAAGCGCTAAAATAGGTGTTAGAATAATGGGGTCTTCACGGTCAATTATACAGACGGTAAATTATATCAATACAAAAGAATTGCGCCACTTAGATGGTAGCGGAGGGGGGACGCAAATTCCATTGGAGATTATACTACCTTTAGACTTCAGCAATCTTCTGGTTTACAGGATATTTTTAACCCATGAAGACCCCGGCGTTGTAAAGGAAATTTTTTCATTAGCCCGTGAACGCCGTACGAAATTTCCACTTTATTTTGGATTGACCGAATTTACGGCATGGATTCAGGGGGTTTGCCTCTATGAACACGAGGATTTCGAATTTTTAAAGTCAGACGGGGAAGAAGTAGGAGTTTTTACTGTATTGCCCGCTAAAAATATCCAAGAATTTTCTGAATTAATTTCGGGCATAAAGGTCCATAAAGATAGAATCCCCCTAGATTTTACAACTAAAAGGACATTAAGCGGTGCTTGTTCGGTAATATGGGAGGCTACTGGAAAACCATTGAAGCTTAAAATAAAAGGAGAATTTTTCAGGACGCCCGAAGAGAGCGGGGTTTTCCTAGAATGA
- the cas3 gene encoding CRISPR-associated helicase Cas3' yields MIKEFYSHIDRLLKDHLKNVGKEAGRMLDHPALPARILLSKAAYFTGLSHDLGKFTSYFQRHLNGERVESKMSNHAFVSAVMGGYITIKRLGEFPDMPERKFIPLLSFLAIHRHHGNLKDPRELLPRTRKCLNKWPEDIKRLDNKFYGPFRAMEAQLRDFCNNWDNIYGDLKELGIAVEVEEFIKKQPVVEVFTELEKIYFELERLHREDERMAARLCLWGQLLFSALVDADKFSAANVERLQRGYLQEDLVERYIVQNFPKPRHELDKLRSEFHKGVREKVKQLLQGNDDWHLLSITASTGMGKTFAALDAALRIRNALEGKWGKDYVPRIIYALPFINIIEQNYEEYHKVLSSQLGQEYKSSPERYLLRHHYLAEVSYSSDNEKKPVEEALLLTESWESEIVVTTFVQVFQTIIGYRNKFLKKLHNLIGAIVILDEVQSLPVEYWDLTNKIFQILCDEMGLIILQITATQPMIFPKSSMRELYTNYKRLFEYQNRTVLNVDLGEKSGDMWAEWVLELYGRHSSVMVVVNTIRSSIDLYKKIKERVEGFGVEPYKLSAPSNNEWLVYLSTNITPDQRRKRLKDLKNLLKNNCGRAILISTQVVEAGVDIDFPSVVREIGPFDSIVQVSGRCNREGQRDMGFVYVGCFENGQASHVYGGVHITAARNILKGIEKKYPEGINEKNYMAIVEKYFNIVKENSSKEQSQKLWSAYIKLIYDSLEQGALSEFELLEHLEQIPVCVPLTAEDEEWLLEVYAKEVLSEQKPFTERRLAAIKFKKRFHDMTIRPLLCRAVNNLPISLNKSGSIRWIPIRDREFFYDIEYGFKWLPEDKSVWCL; encoded by the coding sequence ATGATTAAGGAATTTTATTCCCACATTGATCGCTTATTAAAAGATCATCTCAAAAACGTGGGGAAAGAAGCGGGGAGGATGCTTGACCACCCCGCCCTTCCCGCGAGAATCCTTTTGAGCAAAGCAGCTTACTTTACAGGACTCTCCCATGACCTTGGAAAGTTCACCAGTTATTTTCAAAGGCACTTGAATGGAGAAAGAGTGGAAAGCAAAATGAGCAACCATGCTTTTGTTTCAGCGGTTATGGGGGGATACATAACTATTAAGAGACTTGGCGAATTTCCGGATATGCCTGAAAGAAAATTTATTCCTCTTTTATCTTTTCTTGCGATACACCGGCATCATGGGAACTTAAAGGATCCAAGAGAACTTTTGCCACGCACTAGAAAATGCCTCAATAAATGGCCTGAAGACATAAAAAGACTCGACAATAAATTTTATGGCCCTTTTAGAGCTATGGAAGCCCAACTTAGAGATTTTTGCAATAATTGGGATAATATCTATGGAGACCTAAAAGAATTGGGAATCGCTGTTGAAGTGGAAGAATTTATAAAAAAGCAGCCAGTGGTCGAAGTCTTTACTGAATTAGAAAAGATTTATTTTGAACTTGAAAGGTTGCACAGAGAAGACGAAAGAATGGCTGCCCGCCTTTGTCTGTGGGGGCAACTTTTGTTTTCAGCTTTAGTTGATGCTGACAAATTTAGCGCTGCCAACGTGGAAAGGCTTCAACGAGGTTATCTACAAGAAGATTTGGTAGAAAGATACATAGTCCAAAACTTCCCAAAACCGCGCCACGAATTAGATAAGCTGCGAAGTGAATTCCATAAAGGAGTAAGAGAAAAGGTTAAGCAATTATTGCAGGGAAATGATGATTGGCATTTGCTTTCCATAACGGCATCCACAGGAATGGGAAAAACCTTTGCGGCATTGGATGCTGCCCTGAGAATTAGAAATGCTCTAGAAGGGAAATGGGGGAAAGACTATGTACCACGCATAATATATGCACTTCCTTTTATAAATATTATCGAACAAAATTATGAGGAATATCATAAAGTTTTGTCTTCTCAATTGGGTCAAGAGTACAAATCCTCACCCGAACGATACCTTTTGAGGCACCACTATCTTGCTGAAGTGTCTTATTCTTCAGACAATGAAAAAAAACCTGTAGAAGAGGCTTTGCTTTTGACAGAATCATGGGAAAGCGAAATTGTTGTAACTACCTTTGTTCAAGTTTTCCAAACGATAATAGGGTACAGAAACAAGTTTTTAAAGAAACTTCATAACCTTATAGGAGCTATAGTAATCCTTGATGAAGTTCAAAGTCTGCCAGTTGAATACTGGGATTTGACGAATAAGATTTTTCAGATTTTATGCGATGAAATGGGGCTTATAATTCTGCAGATTACAGCAACTCAACCAATGATTTTCCCCAAAAGTTCAATGAGAGAGCTTTATACCAATTACAAAAGACTTTTTGAATACCAGAACAGGACTGTTCTCAATGTCGACTTGGGAGAAAAATCGGGAGATATGTGGGCCGAATGGGTATTAGAACTTTACGGAAGACACAGTTCAGTGATGGTAGTTGTAAATACCATTCGTTCAAGCATTGATTTATACAAAAAAATAAAAGAAAGAGTTGAAGGTTTTGGAGTAGAACCTTACAAATTGTCGGCTCCCTCAAATAATGAGTGGCTAGTATATCTTTCGACAAACATAACTCCAGACCAGAGACGAAAAAGGCTAAAAGACTTGAAAAACCTCCTCAAGAACAATTGCGGGCGGGCTATTCTAATATCTACACAGGTAGTAGAGGCGGGCGTGGATATCGATTTTCCGTCAGTAGTGCGAGAAATAGGTCCTTTTGATTCAATTGTGCAGGTGTCAGGACGCTGCAATAGGGAAGGACAAAGGGATATGGGTTTTGTTTATGTCGGATGTTTTGAAAACGGACAAGCCAGCCATGTGTATGGAGGGGTGCATATTACGGCTGCCCGAAATATTTTAAAGGGAATCGAAAAAAAGTATCCGGAAGGAATAAATGAAAAAAATTACATGGCAATTGTTGAAAAATATTTCAATATTGTTAAAGAAAATAGCTCTAAAGAACAGTCGCAAAAACTTTGGAGTGCCTATATAAAACTGATATATGATTCTCTAGAACAAGGTGCTTTGAGCGAATTTGAGTTATTAGAACATTTAGAGCAAATTCCGGTTTGCGTGCCTCTTACTGCAGAAGATGAAGAGTGGCTTTTAGAAGTATACGCAAAAGAAGTCTTAAGTGAGCAAAAGCCTTTCACGGAAAGGCGACTTGCTGCAATAAAATTCAAAAAAAGATTTCATGATATGACAATAAGGCCTTTACTTTGCAGGGCTGTAAATAATCTTCCTATTTCCCTTAATAAGTCAGGGAGTATAAGATGGATCCCCATTCGCGACAGAGAGTTTTTCTACGACATTGAATATGGTTTCAAATGGCTTCCTGAAGATAAATCTGTTTGGTGTTTGTAA
- a CDS encoding DUF1670 domain-containing protein: MNRSELYHPLTERTLENYQVQYLARRYDFTKESLVAHLLVTEINARMEEAEAQLGIERVKPFELYIRKGKKDLRLPLFRPEYLEPLLAGEDFSVSRKLVLETCLEHYREVFPQAGEVDVLSIIDPWALVRKKGPSRYQDQIRTSLVPYNEKDTRAWRKEIDNIRPVPPSGRFNTLDFSAPARVVKELTDFVVTEAGLGRVIARQLVEDVIVLRNLACPRTHELRSGEMPVLATHVHAHLSDEVATRFRRHAPVVLTVWTPEELENWPKQVPEYLEHLKKRIIRVCFEAYRQNGLLTLMDMQWIFQLSSARISELIRSFQKEHHIIVPTPGTVLDAGKSMTHKDIIVNLYLQGHTVKEIARITHHSPRAVDNYVGTFEAVLILHLFGLPPPLMARALRKGLTLIREYLKLVNEAYESKEEIRTYLRLKGVKI; the protein is encoded by the coding sequence GTGAACCGGAGTGAACTGTACCACCCCCTCACCGAGCGCACTCTGGAAAACTACCAGGTCCAGTACCTGGCCCGGCGGTATGATTTTACCAAGGAGTCGCTCGTAGCTCACTTGCTGGTGACCGAGATCAACGCCCGTATGGAGGAAGCCGAAGCCCAGCTGGGAATAGAGAGAGTCAAGCCCTTTGAGCTTTACATACGTAAAGGGAAAAAAGACCTTCGGCTTCCGCTGTTTCGGCCGGAGTACCTCGAACCCCTCCTGGCGGGAGAAGACTTCTCGGTTTCAAGAAAACTGGTGCTAGAAACCTGTCTTGAGCACTATCGAGAGGTTTTTCCCCAAGCCGGTGAAGTGGACGTGCTATCCATCATTGATCCCTGGGCACTGGTGAGAAAAAAAGGCCCTTCTCGCTACCAGGACCAGATCAGGACCTCTCTAGTGCCCTACAATGAGAAGGATACTCGGGCGTGGCGAAAGGAGATCGATAACATCCGGCCAGTACCACCATCCGGTCGATTCAACACCCTTGATTTTTCTGCACCTGCTCGGGTGGTTAAGGAACTCACCGACTTTGTGGTCACAGAAGCCGGCCTGGGACGGGTAATCGCCCGCCAGCTGGTGGAAGACGTAATCGTACTCCGAAACCTTGCCTGTCCCCGTACCCATGAACTCAGAAGCGGAGAGATGCCAGTGTTGGCCACTCATGTTCACGCCCATCTTTCGGACGAGGTAGCCACACGCTTTCGCCGTCATGCCCCCGTAGTCCTGACGGTCTGGACCCCTGAGGAGCTTGAAAACTGGCCCAAACAAGTGCCTGAATACCTGGAGCATTTGAAAAAACGCATCATCAGGGTTTGCTTTGAGGCCTACCGTCAGAACGGGCTCCTTACCCTGATGGACATGCAGTGGATCTTCCAGCTGAGTTCGGCCAGAATCTCCGAACTCATCAGAAGCTTTCAGAAAGAGCACCACATCATCGTTCCCACCCCGGGCACAGTGTTAGATGCCGGAAAGAGCATGACCCATAAGGACATAATCGTAAACCTGTACCTTCAAGGTCATACCGTAAAGGAAATTGCCCGGATAACGCACCACTCACCTCGGGCAGTGGATAACTACGTGGGAACCTTCGAGGCGGTACTTATTCTGCACCTTTTCGGTCTTCCGCCTCCCTTGATGGCTAGGGCTCTTAGAAAGGGACTCACCTTGATCCGCGAGTACCTCAAGCTGGTCAACGAAGCTTACGAGTCGAAAGAAGAGATCAGAACGTATCTTCGATTGAAGGGAGTGAAGATTTAA
- a CDS encoding IS1634 family transposase: MATIRKQKVGKYTYWQIVESKRVNGKPRPVVLMHLGTAEQLLYKLKEGPLQKEIRSASHGAVQLFWQTAEELDLINIFNRHFSAQVRDGLSVGKSLLLAAIHRAIKPDSKRAFSTWAKQTTLPEIAGFNPEKLDSQHFWEQMDTVTDGQLEEVEKEITKKMIAKGLLSSKLLFYDLTNFFTYISTTNENSKLAQRDRNKQKRNDLKQFGLAQVATREFLIPVLSQIYEGNKTDKELFIPSLTKIRKKLSELNLQLEEFTIVFDKGSNSKANFAKLDDSKLPYVACLTATYHKDLLDIPLSNYQQVKVNGKECLCYRTKKKVWGKERTIVITLSEKLRQGQLRGLNQALVKKQEQLQELKNKLNSPRAKKRTLKEIEEKVKNIVKGERCHEIFNVSITEKDDGRFDIDWEINSQVYQWITQNLYGKKLLVTCREDWSTEEIIAAYYGQSNIERVFKHLKNPYHHAVYPQYHWTDQKIKVHTFICLIGLLLSQVLWKKARDASYSMSIETLIDRLTEIRKAEIVTITSLKGKPKKQTQLEKMDLELQKLYETLIEK; encoded by the coding sequence ATGGCTACTATTAGAAAACAAAAAGTTGGTAAATATACATACTGGCAGATTGTTGAATCTAAAAGGGTTAACGGCAAACCAAGACCCGTAGTGCTGATGCATCTGGGAACCGCTGAACAATTATTGTATAAACTAAAGGAGGGACCCTTACAGAAAGAAATTCGTTCAGCTTCCCACGGAGCCGTCCAGCTTTTCTGGCAAACTGCAGAAGAACTGGACTTAATCAACATTTTTAACCGACACTTCTCCGCACAAGTTAGAGATGGCCTATCGGTGGGAAAATCTTTGCTTTTAGCTGCTATCCACCGGGCTATTAAACCGGACAGCAAAAGAGCTTTTTCAACCTGGGCAAAGCAAACTACTCTGCCTGAAATCGCTGGCTTTAATCCCGAAAAGCTCGACAGCCAGCATTTTTGGGAACAGATGGATACTGTTACAGATGGACAATTGGAAGAGGTTGAAAAAGAAATTACCAAAAAGATGATAGCCAAGGGGCTGTTATCCTCAAAGTTGCTTTTTTACGACCTTACAAACTTTTTCACCTATATTTCCACCACAAACGAGAACTCAAAACTGGCCCAAAGGGATAGAAACAAACAGAAGCGGAATGATTTAAAGCAGTTTGGTCTTGCTCAGGTGGCGACCAGAGAATTTCTTATCCCTGTTTTATCACAAATTTATGAGGGGAATAAGACTGATAAAGAGTTGTTTATCCCTTCATTGACAAAGATTAGAAAAAAACTTTCCGAGTTAAACCTTCAGCTTGAAGAATTTACTATAGTTTTTGATAAAGGGAGTAATTCCAAAGCTAATTTTGCTAAGCTTGACGATTCAAAGCTGCCTTATGTAGCTTGCCTAACAGCTACTTATCATAAAGATTTACTTGATATACCTCTTTCCAACTACCAGCAGGTAAAAGTTAACGGTAAAGAATGTCTATGTTACCGTACTAAAAAAAAGGTCTGGGGAAAGGAAAGAACAATAGTTATAACACTAAGTGAAAAACTGCGTCAGGGTCAGCTGCGCGGGTTAAACCAGGCGCTGGTCAAAAAACAGGAACAACTACAGGAGTTGAAAAACAAACTCAACTCCCCTCGAGCCAAAAAACGGACACTAAAAGAGATAGAAGAAAAAGTGAAAAACATTGTTAAGGGAGAAAGATGCCATGAAATATTCAATGTTTCAATCACTGAAAAAGATGACGGCCGTTTTGACATTGATTGGGAGATAAACAGCCAGGTTTATCAATGGATTACTCAAAATCTTTACGGTAAAAAGTTACTGGTTACCTGTAGAGAAGATTGGTCTACAGAAGAAATTATTGCTGCTTATTATGGTCAGAGTAATATTGAACGTGTCTTTAAACACTTGAAAAATCCTTATCACCATGCCGTGTATCCTCAATATCACTGGACAGATCAAAAGATCAAGGTTCATACATTTATTTGTTTGATCGGTTTGCTTCTTTCCCAGGTTCTGTGGAAAAAAGCACGTGATGCCAGTTATAGCATGAGCATAGAGACCCTAATTGACAGGCTTACAGAAATAAGGAAAGCAGAGATAGTTACTATAACCAGTTTGAAAGGCAAACCTAAAAAACAAACACAACTTGAGAAAATGGACCTGGAACTCCAAAAGCTCTATGAAACTTTGATTGAAAAATGA